From one Epinephelus moara isolate mb unplaced genomic scaffold, YSFRI_EMoa_1.0 scaffold2659, whole genome shotgun sequence genomic stretch:
- the LOC126387186 gene encoding G2/M phase-specific E3 ubiquitin-protein ligase codes for MEHTAEESKEDLAAADIVSELSTKITKTSYSRFNINRANVWDGAIRGFKRSSFDPSHEILVKFTDDEGQAEDGLDTGGPKREFLTLLMYYLRTRRIFDGPEDRKFLTFDSAAARDDEYFHAGRMIATSIVHGGPGPRFLSEMLYQHLTGRTNTDIEAKIEDINDDTMRASLLEISNTATLDELHASINRHSSLLQTAGCFQYPDRVDDKKNIIKDFMQWYFFYRNHFSIQRFKDGLSTLDVIHALEQHASIFRAFMCSSEEQLSSATLEQHFEVQLSEKGSTRRQEETRALGFWRDYLLETQEKQTGLSLQDILMFATGLNTLPPAGIQPRPKLIFQKTSRFPVSC; via the exons CAGACATTGTTTCAGAACTCTCAACAAAGATCACAAAAACATCTTACAGCAGGTTCAATATTAATAGAGCCAATGTGTGGGATGGAGCTATCCGTGGCTTCAAGCGTTCTTCATTTGACCCGTCTCATGAGATATTAGTGAAATTCACAGATGATGAGGGGCAAGCTGAGGATGGACTGGACACTGGTGGTCCCAAGCGTGAGTTCCTGACCCTCCTAATGTACTACCTGAGAACGCGAAGAATCTTTGATGGCCCAGAGGACAGGAAATTTCTCACGTTTGACAGTGCAG CTGCAAGAGATGACGAATACTTTCATGCTGGGAGGATGATTGCAACTTCTATAGTTCATGGTGGTCCAGGTCCTCGGTTCTTGTCAGAGATGCTCTACCAGCACCTCACAGGAagaacaaacactgacattGAGGCCAAGATCGAAGATATAAATGATGACACCATGAGAGCTTCCCTGCTTGAA ATATCCAACACAGCTACACTGGATGAACTACATGCGTCAATTAACAGACATTCCAGCTTGTTGCAGACTGCAGGTTGCTTTCAGTACCCTGACAGAGTGGATGACAAAAAGAACATCATAAAGGACTTCATGCAGTGGTACTTCTTTTACCGCAACCACTTCTCAATACAAAG ATTCAAGGATGGGCTTTCAACACTGGATGTCATTCATGCTTTGGAGCAGCATGCATCCATATTCAGGGCCTTTATGTGCTCAAGTGAGGAACAGCTGTCATCTGCAACACTGGAACAACACTTTGAGGTCCAGCTCAGTGAAAAAGGCAGCACAAGACGACAGGAAGAAACCAGAGCACTGGGATTCTGGAGAGACTATCTTCTTGAAACAcaag aaaaacAAACCGGACTCTCCCTCCAGGACATCCTGATGTTTGCCACAGGATTAAACACACTGCCTCCTGCAGGAATTCAGCCACGACCCAAACTGATTTTTCAGAAGACGTCTCGCTTCCCAGTCAGCTGCTGA